A genomic region of Ictalurus furcatus strain D&B chromosome 29, Billie_1.0, whole genome shotgun sequence contains the following coding sequences:
- the si:ch1073-291c23.2 gene encoding membrane-spanning 4-domains subfamily A member 4A isoform X1 codes for MAHTHTHTPKHGVSVSTPSSTLPTLYHPPFPAPLLAVVKHSKIYVPHPQTVEEMDTNAGSEPTQLMEGPSTQTAGGTKPLHRFLRGEPRTVGIVLLFLGLCLFLFGIPMKGDVVETSEESYSPFWLGILYFICGILYIQSERNTTKKMVTISLVFSILAILGTIIGIIIFSKSLDTHHHYMTYRDFSFDETEVSMEHYMQLYSLEAVFLFHSLVAGVILIAMSVFARLALHSSHTRMLVVMRYPPSAE; via the exons atggcacacacacacacacacactcccaaacaTGGTGTCTCAGTCTCCACCCCGTCCTCTACTCTTCCCACTCTTTACCATCCCCCTTTTCCCGCTCCCCTCCTTGCTGTTGTGAAACACTCTAAAATCTACGTACCTCACCCACAGACAGTTGAAG AGATGGATACAAATGCAGGTAGTGAGCCCACACAGCTGATGGAGGGACCAAGCACACAAACTGCCGGTGGCACTAAACCGCTGCACCGCTTCCTCAGAGGAGAGCCAAGAACTGTTGgg ATTGTGCTGTTGTTCCTTGGCCTTTGTCTGTTCTTGTTTGGGATTCCTATGAAGGGGGACGTGGTGGAAACATCAGAAGAAAGCTATAGCCCTTTTTGGCTGGGCATCTTG TACTTCATTTGTGGTATTCTCTACATACAGTCAGAACGAAACACCACAAAAAAGATG GTCACAATTAGTCTTGTGTTTAGTATCCTCGCAATACTGGGGACTATAATTGGTATAATAATCTTCagcaaaagtttagacacacaccATCATTATATGACGTATCGAGATTTCAGCTTCGATGAAACAGAAGTGTCCATGGAACATTAT ATGCAGCTCTACAGCCTGGAAGCCGTGTTCCTGTTCCACAGCTTGGTGGCGGGAGTGATCCTCATTGCCATGTCTGTATTTGCCCGTCTAGCGCTGCACTCAAGTCATACGCGG aTGCTTGTGGTCATGCGTTACCCACCTTCAGCAGAGTAG
- the si:ch1073-291c23.2 gene encoding uncharacterized protein si:ch1073-291c23.2 isoform X2 — MAHTHTHTPKHGVSVSTPSSTLPTLYHPPFPAPLLAVVKHSKIYVPHPQTVEEMDTNAGSEPTQLMEGPSTQTAGGTKPLHRFLRGEPRTVGYFICGILYIQSERNTTKKMVTISLVFSILAILGTIIGIIIFSKSLDTHHHYMTYRDFSFDETEVSMEHYMQLYSLEAVFLFHSLVAGVILIAMSVFARLALHSSHTRMLVVMRYPPSAE; from the exons atggcacacacacacacacacactcccaaacaTGGTGTCTCAGTCTCCACCCCGTCCTCTACTCTTCCCACTCTTTACCATCCCCCTTTTCCCGCTCCCCTCCTTGCTGTTGTGAAACACTCTAAAATCTACGTACCTCACCCACAGACAGTTGAAG AGATGGATACAAATGCAGGTAGTGAGCCCACACAGCTGATGGAGGGACCAAGCACACAAACTGCCGGTGGCACTAAACCGCTGCACCGCTTCCTCAGAGGAGAGCCAAGAACTGTTGgg TACTTCATTTGTGGTATTCTCTACATACAGTCAGAACGAAACACCACAAAAAAGATG GTCACAATTAGTCTTGTGTTTAGTATCCTCGCAATACTGGGGACTATAATTGGTATAATAATCTTCagcaaaagtttagacacacaccATCATTATATGACGTATCGAGATTTCAGCTTCGATGAAACAGAAGTGTCCATGGAACATTAT ATGCAGCTCTACAGCCTGGAAGCCGTGTTCCTGTTCCACAGCTTGGTGGCGGGAGTGATCCTCATTGCCATGTCTGTATTTGCCCGTCTAGCGCTGCACTCAAGTCATACGCGG aTGCTTGTGGTCATGCGTTACCCACCTTCAGCAGAGTAG